A window from Cryptomeria japonica chromosome 1, Sugi_1.0, whole genome shotgun sequence encodes these proteins:
- the LOC131075750 gene encoding probable UDP-glucosyl transferase 73B6 encodes MDLLPRKSGPIVLSFIESLRDPFERWVEEQGIRRPVCILSDLFINWTVHSAERFGTIRVIFAPCGAFGTSVFHAIFGSITTNTVRKEGDSVIVDGILSSAVKFTKEQMPDRLLQLDQSDPGRRFLTGKMQSMSKCWGMLVNTFDELEPHYLQHLENILNGKPLWSVGPVVPLGCIANQRGKAADISEDKLVQWLDSKSPCSFIYVSFGSQAFLSQEQTQALARSLEASHQPFVWSIKVSPETVSAESNQEELCASYLPEGFMERDNGLVIWGWAPQLVILSHPSVGAFMSHCGWNSTLESILMVVPMVTWPMFGEQHFNSKLVTEELGIGVQFCQHMDGIPCEDKVEKSVRLVLSSEEGTDMRKRAVKYQRLAKQSVGGGGSSTLNLQGFANEMHKLMNCNGEDRIGDGYDLSV; translated from the coding sequence ATGGATCTTCTACCACGGAAATCCGGACCCATTGTTCTTTCATTCATCGAGAGCCTTCGAGACCCTTTCGAACGGTGGGTCGAAGAGCAGGGCATTCGTCGACCTGTGTGTATACTTAGCGACCTGTTCATCAACTGGACTGTGCACTCTGCGGAGAGATTTGGAACTATTAGGGTCATTTTCGCCCCATGTGGGGCTTTTGGGACCTCTGTATTTCACGCCATCTTTGGCTCCATAACCACAAACACCGTGCGGAAGGAGGGCGATAGCGTTATAGTCGATGGTATTTTATCGTCTGCAGTTAAATTTACCAAGGAACAGATGCCTGATAGACTTCTCCAGCTAGATCAATCTGACCCGGGTAGAAGGTTTTTAACAGGGAAGATGCAGTCAATGAGTAAATGCTGGGGAATGCTCGTCAACACGTTCGACGAGCTCGAGCCTCATTATCTTCAGCACTTGGAAAATATACTAAACGGTAAACCCCTTTGGTCTGTCGGTCCTGTAGTTCCTTTGGGCTGTATTGCTAATCAGAGGGGGAAAGCAGCGGACATTAGCGAGGATAAGTTGGTGCAATGGCTAGATTCTAAGAGCCCCTGTTCGTTTATCTATGTTTCATTTGGAAGCCAGGCGTTTCTTTCACAAGAGCAAACTCAGGCACTGGCGAGGAGTCTTGAAGCCAGCCATCAGCCTTTTGTTTGGTCGATCAAAGTTTCCCCGGAAACTGTATCTGCAGAATCGAACCAGGAAGAATTGTGTGCTTCCTACCTTCCAGAAGGGTTTATGGAGAGAGATAATGGGTTGGTCATATGGGGATGGGCACCACAGCTTGTCATTTTGTCGCACCCATCTGTGGGTGCCTTTATGAGCCACTGCGGATGGAATTCCACTCTAGAAAGCATTTTGATGGTGGTTCCGATGGTCACATGGCCGATGTTCGGAGAACAGCATTTTAACTCTAAGCTGGTGACTGAGGAACTGGGCATCGGCGTTCAGTTTTGCCAACACATGGATGGGATTCCTTGTGAAGACAAGGTGGAGAAATCTGTAAGACTTGTCCTCAGTAGCGAGGAAGGCACAGATATGAGAAAACGTGCTGTGAAATATCAGAGATTGGCTAAACAATCTGTTGGAGGAGGAGGATCTTCGACCTTAAATTTACAAGGTTTTGCAAATGAGATGCATAAGCTCATGAATTGTAATGGTGAAGATAGGATTGGTGATGGATATGATCTGTCTGTCTGA